The genomic region TCAGAAAGGAATCTTTGCGATTGCCGAAGAACTAACTCGGCTATCTTCATTAGCACGTGAAGGCAAACTAAAGCCCACTGATATGCAAGGCGCCAGTTTTACCATATCAAGTTTGGGTGGAATTGGCGGTACAGCATTTACACCCATTATCAATGCTCCTGAAGTTGCCATTCTGGGAATTTCAAAGGCCGATATTAAACCAGTTTATCAAGACCTCCAATTTATTCCCCGCTTGATACTTCCCCTGTCGCTTTCCTACGATCATCGCGTCATTGATGGCGCGGCTGCAGCGCGTTTCACTACACATTTGTCAGAGATATTGACAGATATGCGGCTTGCTTTACTATGATGTATCCTAAATCTTGAGATTGAGAAAAAGTGGAAATTATTGATAAGTTTCCTCTAACCGGGATCTATGGGGGTACGTTTGATCCTATTCACTATGGTCACCTGCGTATCGCTGAAGAATTACTCGATCATGCCGGTTTAAAGCGCATTCTTTTTATTCCTTCAGGTGCACCTCGGTTGCGGGTTGCTCCCGCTGCATCAAGAGGTCACCGGTCAGCCATGGTGCGTTTGGCAATTCAAGATAACACCCGGTTTTCTCTTGACGAGCGTGAAGTTAATCGTCCGGGTATTAGTACAACGATTCAATCGCTACGTGAGTTCAGGTGCGAACTTGGTGATCATGCAGCACTTTGTTTTATCCTTGGAGTTGATGCGTTTGTTAAAATAGATCACTGGGTGGAATGGCAGGAGTTATTTGCTTTGTGCCATATTATTTTGGTTGCCCGTCCGGGTTATGTTCCGATCGGCAAAAACAAGGCGTTATCTGCAGAAATACAAAAGGAATTGGTATCTCGGTCCGTCGCGTATGCAAGCGATCTCGGATCACAATCCAATGGCTTTATATATACTGCCCGGACATCATTACTGGAAATTTCAGCATCGCATATACGATCATTAATAAAAAACAATAAAAGCATACGTTATTTATTACCTGAGAATGTCGTTGATTATATTCAAACCAATCGGTTATACACTGGAAATTTATGAATTCTGAAAAGCTTATTAAGGTCATAATCGATGCACTGGAGGAAATTAAAGCGCACGATATCGATGTAATCAATGTCACAAAAATAACTTCGATGTTTGAACATATCATCATTGCCAGCGCGGATTCAACGCGCCAGACAAAATCTCTGGCAAACAATGTACAAGAAAAGGTCAAAGCTGCTGGAGGAAATGTTTTTAGTGTGGAAGGAGAGCAGTCAGGCGACTGGCTGCTGGTTGACGTGGGTGATGTGATCGTACACATCATGCTACCGGCCGTTCGCGAATACTACAATTTGAAAGCGTTATGGTGCGAGCGGAATTAATCCTCCCCGGATCATGCATGATTTCTTCATATTATGAAATGTTTTATACTCGCGGTCGGGCATAAAATGCCAGATTGGGTCAATACGGGTTATCTTGAATATATCAAACGCATACCGCGAGAAATATCAGTGAATTTGATTGAAATAAAACCGGAAAAACGGGTTGCGGGGAAACCGGTTGAACAGCTTCTTTTGGCAGAATATCATCGTATTCGTGCAGT from Nitrosomonas ureae harbors:
- the nadD gene encoding nicotinate-nucleotide adenylyltransferase — protein: MEIIDKFPLTGIYGGTFDPIHYGHLRIAEELLDHAGLKRILFIPSGAPRLRVAPAASRGHRSAMVRLAIQDNTRFSLDEREVNRPGISTTIQSLREFRCELGDHAALCFILGVDAFVKIDHWVEWQELFALCHIILVARPGYVPIGKNKALSAEIQKELVSRSVAYASDLGSQSNGFIYTARTSLLEISASHIRSLIKNNKSIRYLLPENVVDYIQTNRLYTGNL
- the rsfS gene encoding ribosome silencing factor — protein: MNSEKLIKVIIDALEEIKAHDIDVINVTKITSMFEHIIIASADSTRQTKSLANNVQEKVKAAGGNVFSVEGEQSGDWLLVDVGDVIVHIMLPAVREYYNLKALWCERN